A part of Miscanthus floridulus cultivar M001 chromosome 6, ASM1932011v1, whole genome shotgun sequence genomic DNA contains:
- the LOC136459711 gene encoding putative disease resistance protein RGA3, which translates to MACSAAAAAAGWLVSPFLDNLSSRLRSYADDLLRYLPLSESASADLQRLKDYLLRLHAYASTVERAQRRPPHPTLLAWFNRLQDAAHDADDILDEISYRRLADALIGPRPDLCSILDTPGQLCSRLVSVCSDHPFKRLPSVLDKLANACADYAGIASLVGIDAPKSPQRGNRLSRNSSSIIPADDAFFGRQRELHVLVEMLVGGNGSAQLQSQSVPVVAIVGDGGIGKTKLAQTAFNHANIQEHFDPLMWVCVSSHLDDMRITREILQAATDWKVDYDGIVNFDRLQKLLVSAVAGRRFLLVLDDVWDDNEMSMWDNGERWRKLLAPLQNGNQESRIIVTTRMKMVADMLGVRMPVMLGGLETKENWLLLKKCALGSENSREHPRLQDIGRKIASNLNGSPLAARVIGGRLSNTRIAREWNNISETDIHGDIVSTLLSSYYHLPQHLQHCFAYCSIFPKNWKFERKKLIRMWIAQGFVHMENGSMEDAGIEYFKQLLARSFFHTLRQGNRTHYVMHDLIHDLAQIVSRCDCARMEGNKSKTIPSTVRHVSVSSSSLPWLKEQFDLRRLRTLVVFKDSSMTSSTIPHDFLAEVKNVRTLDLTGCLISEVPEAIGYLIHLRYIALPGTIKMLPESVSMLLHLQTLDIPKKCQLDGFPKGMHLLVNLRHLGVDLTYMSMIRGIGTLVNLQGSIEFHVKKEQGQSLVELKDMNNLHGLLHIKYLENVQCKEEACNAELSNKRYLKILKLEWNSASSAFGPTRDAEVLEGLEPNPNLEELHIKRYKGESSPSWWEVKILSQLKSLYLTNCRRWKLLPSLGQLPLLKVLHLKEMCSVTEISPKFYGGGPESFPSLKYLEFDDMPNLVSWVGENGASFFPCLQKLKILNCPKLIEVPLLPPTTKSVTVERTQKIYDLKLTPYCSSKSRKFILEISSGHILNEGFLHQKHLEATEVLNIRGCWGLEHAGGFRLLSSLRKLRLSQCNMDGEQLSLCLQHLTCLASLDIVYCQNITSFLLPAGSRHFETLQHLCFQDCQMLSSLANLDSFVFLKSLIIERCIRVKTESLPAKLEGMRSLNKLSILHCPGFQTLPSNIPLSLEFLHLTGCHPVLIQGLLEKQGPEWEKIAPFSQIKVILK; encoded by the coding sequence ATGGCGTGTTcggccgcggcggccgccgcgggGTGGCTGGTGTCGCCGTTCCTCGACAACCTGAGCAGCCGGCTCCGCTCCTACGCCGACGACCTCCTTCGCTACCTCCCCCTCTCGGAGTCCGCCTCCGCCGACCTCCAGCGCCTCAAGGACTACCTCCTCCGCCTGCACGCGTACGCCTCCACCGTGGAGCGCGCCCAGCGCCGCCCGCCCCACCCCACGCTCCTCGCCTGGTTCAACCGCCTCCAGGACGCCGCGCACGACGCCGACGACATCCTCGACGAGATCAGCTACAGGCGCCTTGCGGATGCCCTCATCGGACCCCGCCCCGACCTCTGCAGCATCCTCGACACCCCCGGCCAGCTTTGCAGCCGCCTGGTGTCAgtatgctccgaccaccccttcaAACGATTGCCCTCCGTCCTCGACAAGCTCGCCAACGCGTGTGCGGACTACGCCGGGATCGCCTCCCTCGTGGGGATCGATGCCCCCAAGTCGCCGCAGCGTGGGAACCGGCTCTCCAGGAATTCTAGCTCCATCATCCCGGCCGACGACGCCTTCTTCGGCCGCCAACGCGAGCTCCACGTTCTGGTCGAAATGTTAGTTGGTGGCAACGGCTCTGCTCAACTACAGAGCCAGAGTGTCCCGGTTGTCGCCATTGTTGGGGATGGTGGGATCGGCAAGACGAAGCTGGCTCAGACGGCATTTAATCATGCCAACATTCAGGAGCACTTTGATCCCCTCATGTGGGTGTGCGTCTCCAGCCATCTGGATGATATGAGGATTACTAGGGAGATACTGCAGGCTGCTACGGATTGGAAGGTGGATTATGATGGGATAGTGAATTTTGATAGGCTGCAAAAATTGCTTGTCTCTGCTGTTGCAGGGAGGAGGTTCTTGCTTGTCCTAGATGATGTTTGGGATGACAACGAGATGAGCATGTGGGATAACGGGGAGAGGTGGAGGAAGCTACTAGCTCCTCTGCAGAATGGGAATCAAGAAAGCAGGATCATTGTCACGACACGCATGAAGATGGTTGCTGACATGCTAGGCGTGAGGATGCCAGTGATGTTAGGTGGGTTGGAAACTAAAGAGAATTGGTTGCTGCTTAAGAAGTGTGCACTAGGTAGCGAGAATAGTCGCGAACACCCACGTTTGCAGGATATTGGGAGGAAAATTGCATCGAATCTTAATGGATCCCCTCTTGCAGCCAGAGTTATTGGTGGGAGGCTCAGTAATACTCGAATTGCAAGGGAGTGGAACAATATCTCGGAGACAGATATTCATGGTGACATTGTCTCGACACTTCTGTCGAGCTATTATCATCTCccgcaacacttgcaacattgcTTTGCATATTGCAGCATATTTCCAAAGAACTGGAAGTTTGAGCGTAAGAAATTGATCAGAATGTGGATAGCACAGGGTTTTGTTCATATGGAAAATGGAAGCATGGAGGATGCAGGTATAGAATATTTCAAACAACTGTTGGCAAGATCATTCTTTCATACTCTTAGGCAGGGAAACAGAACGCACTATGTCATGCATGACCTGATTCACGATTTGGCACAAATCGTTTCCCGCTGTGATTGTGCAAGGATGGAAGGCAACAAGTCTAAAACCATACCGTCGACTGTTAGACATGTATCTGTTTCAAGCAGCTCTCTACCATGGCTGAAGGAGCAATTTGACTTGAGAAGATTACGGACATTAGTTGTATTTAAAGATTCATCGATGACCTCAAGTACTATTCCACATGATTTTCTTGCTGAGGTAAAGAATGTACGCACGTTAGATCTCACAGGATGCCTTATATCAGAGGTACCTGAAGCAATTGGTTATCTAATTCATCTGCGTTACATAGCACTTCCTGGTACTATCAAGATGCTACCTGAATCTGTGAGCATGTTACTGCATCTTCAGACTCTTGATATTCCAAAGAAGTGTCAGCTCGATGGTTTTCCTAAGGGCATGCACCTGTTGGTCAACTTGCGCCATCTTGGCGTAGATTTAACATACATGTCAATGATAAGGGGTATTGGTACTCTAGTTAATCTTCAAGGGTCTATTGAATTCCATGTTAAAAAAGAACAAGGGCAGAGCTTAGTGGAGTTGAAGGATATGAACAACCTTCATGGTCTACTTCACATCAAGTACCTGGAAAACGTTCAATGCAAGGAGGAAGCTTGCAATGCTGAATTATCCAATAAGCGATATCTTAAAATTCTGAAACTTGAATGGAACTCTGCGAGTTCAGCTTTTGGTCCCACCAGGGATGCTGAAGTATTAGAAGGCTTAGAACCTAATCCAAACTTGGAAGAGCTTCATATTAAAAGGTACAAGGGGGAATCATCACCAAGCTGGTGGGAGGTGAAAATTCTGTCCCAGCTTAAGTCCTTGTATCTGACAAACTGCAGGAGGTGGAAGCTACTTCCTTCACTTGGACAGCTTCCACTTCTGAAGGTGTTGCACCTTAAGGAGATGTGCTCAGTTACTGAAATCAGCCCTAAATTCTATGGTGGTGGCCCTGAGTCATTTCCATCACTGAAGTATCTTGAGTTTGATGATATGCCAAACTTAGTTAGTTGGGTTGGAGAAAATGGTGCCTCATTTTTTCCTTGCCTGCAGAAACTGAAGATTTTAAACTGTCCGAAATTGATTGAAGTGCCCTTGCTTCCTCCTACAACAAAAAGTGTGACAGTAGAAAGAACTCAAAAGATTTATGATCTCAAATTGACCCCATactgttcatcaaaatcacgcaaATTCATTTTGGAAATTTCTTCTGGACACATATTGAACGAAGGGTTCTTACACCAGAAACACCTTGAAGCTACTGAGGTTCTAAACATTAGAGGTTGTTGGGGTTTGGAGCATGCTGGAGGATTCCGGTTATTATCATCATTAAGAAAATTGCGATTATCTCAGTGCAACATGGATGGTGAACAGCTGAGTTTGTGTTTGCAGCACTTAACTTGTCTTGCCTCATTAGACATAGTTTACTGCCAGAATATCACATCTTTTCTCTTGCCAGCAGGTTCAAGGCATTTTGAAACACTCCAGCATTTGTGCTTTCAGGATTGCCAGATGCTTTCTTCCTTGGCTAACCTGGATAGCTTTGTTTTCCTAAAAAGTTTGATCATTGAGAGGTGCATAAGAGTAAAGACAGAGTCTTTACCAGCTAAGCTGGAGGGAATGAGATCTCTTAACAAACTTAGCATCTTGCACTGCCCAGGGTTTCAAACACTACCGAGCAACATTCCATTGTCCCTGGAATTTCTTCATTTGACTGGGTGCCATCCAGTGTTGATTCAAGGGCTCCTTGAGAAGCAAGGTCCAGAGTGGGAGAAGATTGCCCCTTTCTCTCAAATCAAAGTAATACTAAAGTGA